In Brassica napus cultivar Da-Ae chromosome C2, Da-Ae, whole genome shotgun sequence, the sequence GGGAAATGACCCAACGAGAGGGCTCTCGGTACAGACCAGCGTCCCCCTAGTGACACAAGGTCGATGGTGTTTCCTAGATGGTTCATAGAAAGATAAGGATACATTCTCAGGACAAGGCTGGTATAGTACTTTACCAGGGTTTGATGGGCTGctaggggcaaggaatgtaagggcatgtcttTCACCCTTTCATTCGGAGGTAGAGGCATTGATTAGgccaatggaatgtatgaagaatttaagacagtttcaggtaacgtttgcaacggattgttctcaattggtgaagatggtttcggaaccagaagaatggccagcattcgAAAGCTATCTGGAAgacatcaagcttctcaaaggaAGTTTCCTCAACTCAGTTATCGTCCATGTACCTCGGACAGCGAATCTTcgggcggatagtctagcacgcagtgctaggaaacaatcgtcctttgtcgttcacatggatgcggagttaccgatttggtttacagagtcaacatgagtctgtaaattctttgctgtcaaaaaaaaaaaaaacattaacttAAATGAATTATGGATTGAACCAATCCGTTTGTCAAGTGAGTTGGGTTAATCAATAATCCATATAAGCTTAAAACTATTTAGATATGGTTTGGTTTGACTTGGTTTACCTATTTTGACACTCAGGTCTGCAAGTCTGCTTTTGAAGTAGTGAATATTGTTGCAATGGGTCAGGTCAGCTCGAGGTTATTGAATCCTTTCTAAAAAGGGTTTGTTGTATGGTATTTCAGTGGGAATTCAGAATATATGATTGTTATTCCAGCATATGCGGCAATTGTTCGAGGATGGTTTGGAGCTTGTCCTATGCCACTCAACTGGGAAAGGCCGTGGCAGGTAATATATCTTTCTCCGGAACTATACATCCTAGAGCTTGGTTCTTGTTCTTGGTCATGTTTATTGAGTATAACTAATGCTTATACCATTATTCTTTTTAACCAGAGAACCtgactttaaaaataatacgCCCACCATGGGTACTCGAACCGACGACCACAAAGTTAAGAGCCTTGcactctaccaactgagctagacGGGCTTAGTGGTTATGAATTCTGTTAACACAAACTTAGTATATCTAGACGCAAGAAACTACTAGCACACAGATACTTTCGAACAAATTTCTGGTTTATCACCATGTAACTGGAACAATTACACACAAATGGCATTATAGAATCAGTGAATCAATAAACGAAAAAAGAACGCAGTAGTACAAGAacaatgtattaaaacaatttgAGTTTCCCTTTAGAGATGGCTTTGACAGACAGCCTTGTCGTTCCCAGTCAAGCCATAACAGGAGGAGTGCCTAGCACCTAAAGTGACAGCAAAGTAAAGATAAACAGTGCAGAGGAAGGCCAAAAGAAGCAATGCTGTTAAGAGATATCGATGCCTGTTAATAACCGTGGAGCAGCTTCCCAACTCTTCCCACTGCTTCTTTAGAGACTGGTGTCTCCTTAATGGTGAAGGTACAATCCCATCAAGAACCATTTCTTTGACAGAACCATCTGGATTTTCATCAATCGTAAGCCATCAATACATCAATTGGAATCTCAATCTCGAGATCAGTTATGTGAACATTTCAATCTGCTAACCAATTGGGAAACGATATTATTAGTCTTTATAATTGGCATCACAGGCACAAACCAAGCTTAACGTCATTTCAGCCAATCATCAACCATGGATCCCGTCGTCCAATGAACAAGACTCAAATTTAGGGAACAatatttaaaaaggaaataaaaaagatttaataGATTTAGGAAACATTTTGAAACCGCTTGTGGGAactgaaattcgcactgtcgatttccgtttaaataagaaaagttaggaaaaccctaatttcccagaggtctctgatatctgttaaaccacacgccaagtaatcagaacacgcaattaaagacgaaaagaaataataaatcgtaaaagagagcaaaaggagttttattctgaatccgcgtatgagcgttacaacaaggtagaagccttggcCACTAGAGCTGTcggtgagattcctagttctaacaacctaagactgcaaaacctagttgagtcgcagctcgaaataactaAAAcgaaaagttgcctaattgctctaagtgctaagtttgctctgaaaagtcccCCTCCCATGCCtatcgcctaggactccttatatactggctccaaggtcggtttacgcttttctccttctgcccttaagtcgccatagcataaaaatgaagttattccattttttttccgatcttcgtaattatcttcaaaatttcgtatttatccgcggaaacttgacatttatctttccttgagaaccaagcgtaaaccgtcatgcggcttacgagCTGTTGGTTAataaatcgtaagttgggcctcgagtcatgtcttaggtccctttgggcagtcttccgactcgaagcatttattacggcttctttcgataaaaaacgaactttccgcggtttttaccgtaaagtttaatcgataacttagaatggtggggaatcgtgaaatgggttcgctatggtcttcgggggatagcatcgaagggtagacgagaacacatggactaatgtcgtatcgacgtttcggaagagctcggtaactacgtagcgaccgagctttggctcgagctcggtcgctacgtagcgaccgagctttggctcaagctcggtcgctacgtagcgacctagctttggctcgagctcggtcgctacgtagcgaccgagatttgGCTCGATCTGGGTCGCTatatagcgaccgagctcctgctcgagcccggtcgctacgtagcgaccgagctttggctcgagcttggtcgctacgtagcgaccgagcggaacatgcGTTTGGTTGCTGCGTAACGACCctcttcgagctcttgtccgatgactcgcgtttcttccgcaaagcttttcgtaaagaagaatctatttcgaaaaagtatttgtcgaagaaggtttctacgttttcttcttcggggatttcgacgttaacttcgttgcaaccgttttcgacctcaacacggactttcagacattgactccgtcgtgaccgattttgactccaacagttagccccccagctcgttagaaccatgagcttctagcgtgaggttttagcgagtggcttggcaagttaggtgagttaggcggaattaatggtcgaaaaggttcgtggtaagtggtcttctcgctcttctaagagTAGAACGCGAttagattggggctgcgccttatgacggctgcctacgtacccttgttgaagggatcaagcctttcgtagttcgtcttggagttaaggttcttatgacttgttttccagcgagacctttccggtctagtttttatgtagcagttttcaggcgtgttgctgccgatggcattttatatgagtgtagaaggaagactacgagttgtcatctgttaatctaactctgtgtgaactgctatatccgtgatctgtttcgagagttttctgcagtgtgtaaatcttgcgggatttctgaagacgctcgaatattggcaaagagacaaattttgggatcttgtatgaaggtttttgatactatgcctagagatgttagagaccagtgcgctgggtttagggcaagacctaggtttactcctggttttagagggtgcgatgactaattcgacttacgtatcccgtttcagtttcatcctgattccataccgatttaaagtccgcgataggttctcggcttatacgacttgtatggatggaaccgagcatctctccaaggataatttttaagcctcctggaagtgctgacccaaaattttgggtttcttttatagcgctattatccttgtgtcggatctacgagagtcatctccacgagatggctaagtctgtttaggacgttaagagttcgttgtgatcagcaacaaacttaatggtaaaaaatacagtttcgagtcttcgcgaaggatatgttttgagaagatgttagtgcgtacgactgtctggtcttccaagaaagtgtttttatcgaggaaggaaatttcgtcgaagaacgaatcttcaggcgtctgcgacgtctcgcgaggctgaggatttgttattctttcgtatgccgcgtttcttggttgaaatgttcgcgggcttgaagatgttttgcgatgttgcaagggtttagtcttagccctgcgtttgagaaacgttcttgtttgactacggatgttcgcagccaaaattgttgttcctggttggatgctaataatttgatttgcgatcgaggaatttggactgaggtgtcgcgtaaattttttcatgggaagaagcgttttccttcatagtgctttgtgaagtgttggctttccgagatctatttcgtgcatttttttttaggatgtttcgtatagctctagaagctttgttacagatttttccttacatgccgcgtattatgggtaaaacgttgcgggcttaaagtgaattgtggagcgtattgaactaggtcaattttcgaaaagtttaaaTCCTCCTTTAACtatttggttgttaggactgagtttcgttaTGAAGAATTCATCATATGACTTCCGACTgtaggctatacgataattattctcttaatagtcacacgacgtctttagacaaatcgtagattgtcgtttagccgttaagtgatggagctatggtttctcaaatagtttggcttggcgtgagagatatgttcactcagatagccaaggatgttgtagATCAAGGATTAGATCAtggtactttaacatttaaggtaatgttagtttacgatcgtccttaaaggggatggcaaatattggtttggacctttagtggaaggcgtaattgaccgagggccaaagagaGCTTgttgagattgataggccaagtttgacggggttatccatgctaatatggccgatagtcgtagaaaacgattctccgctctaggtttcagttatacgacgaaTATTTCGTACAATGTAACcaatagtcttatgaaaatcgaatcttttttgcttgaggaagacgaagcccaAGAGGTTTGCTACATAACCAGTGTGGAGTCATTGGCGGGACGACTGCCTTCTCGGATTTGACCGAGGGAAAAGAAGAAGCCGGCGAGCCGCATGGTTCTTCATAAAGCCTGTTATGTTAACtttagaaagtttcttcgtaagacttggtctgattgtacaaaggatttttcgcgtaagtaacggggaccggttttacgaaggttgtagatcagtgatatgtaaacatatgttaAAGTAGTGTTGTTTCTGTGGGTTtcacgagaaacgtttctgctgtgatttcgatcctaggtgaaagttgcttggagttacttatggagtgttaccgaagtttatttcattacgatctagtcgcagaacgtttttcataggttttatgAAAGGATTCTCaagacacattcgtttctggaaTGAATTGGTcgaccagaggtggatctagccaccatcgggaggaaagcaTCTctttgtgcacgatgctacgtctattctcgagttttcttcatcaaaaacgttttcgatgcttttccgtgactcacttggtacaacggaaactgaaagaaatgctttggtgattgaagatttctcgtagaaatttttaaacgaaactggctttctaaaactggaaagggcttcaatactttggctaatcgtcgagtttcagtttgatattggtatatgttttctgtacgcatgattgcgacaagaaatgatgtatagtctttgatATTATCTTCATGATTGTCTCGAtttgttgctagcgtttagacgaattttagattgtcgtttgcctatttgagacgatttgctttgacaaaatcgttttcttgacgaacgatttgcaaaagtttttgaagtttgggagtttacgagtatagtatacgtacctactcctttttttttttacgaaagaaaacagttgaaccgatactttgaagggttgtgtacgtttcttcttgtaaggtttgaaatgatcaataaTCCTGGACGATTTAAAGatgacgcttggactgtgatttggtttgtttccactttgacgacttggaatatgtcagttccgagaaaattgctagACGTTCATGTTTCTAgtttttaagacgacgttcatgtctctagttttttctctctttaagaagcgagcttgatatgcgtggcgatcgtttctcgattttcggagagtttagatgggtttgcaagatctggctgaacagttatggattgatatatcgagacaagaaaaatggcctaagacttagttcgctagactatccacctaggttttactttccctaaagttctatggcagtctcaaaggcgtttttatttcttagtaatttgaaaattccaagtctgatttcaaaaatctcaagtcggaaataccttagttctctcgaagacgctgttttgtctcttctcagttttgcttgcttgtttcccttcctcttctcgtgtatgttcgccattttcgatattggtcTTTATCCTTTaaacttgacttttatcttcttcttagATACGacgttaatttttataaaaaggttcaacgtaatcgtatagttgaggcggctaagatgttaagttaaccgttgccgttttatacgattaatctgaatccaagcgagaaaacaagtctttgcgggttttttatcgtaaagtttctatggtaactccaatcaagacgaaacaagagacgtttcgatcgagatttgaaggagaacacaaagatggaggtaagggcgagtaggagcaagcgaaggagtttagacgagtcctacttgtttttgtcgtaaaatctcaacgaaaactccgattgagacgaaacgaaaagcgtttcgatgaggattcaaaacaGAACCTAAAGAAGGACTGACAGGTTGCTATGTAGcaagtgaaggtctgacaggtcactacgtagcgagtggaagcaagcaaagaagagtcctacttgttttcgtcgtaaaatctcaacggaaactccgattgagacgaaacgaaaagcgtttcgatgaggattcaaaagagaacccaaaggaggacctttttGAGGCCTGAtaggtcactatgtagcgagtgaaggtctgacaggtcgctacgtagcgagtggaagcaaaccaagaagagtcctacttgttttcgtcgtaaaatctcaacggaaactccgactgagacgaaacaaaaagcgtttcgatgaggattcaaaagagaacccaaaggaggacctttctgaggccgtgctcggtcgctactcgctacatagcgaccgagctgtgtgcgtgctcgatcgctacgtagcgaccgagctgtgtgaaggctcggtcgctatgtagcgaccgagctatgttcgtgctcggtcgctacgtagcgaccgagctgtgtgtgttctcggtcggtacgtagcaaccgagccttgtgcgtgctcggtcgctacatagcgacagAGCTTGGCTAGATCTCgatcgctacgtggcgaccgagctgtgtaatcgatttgttgcgcttcctttttccgagattaacctaggggttttctgcggtttttgggagaacaagttttacccttccgaaatgttttcggtaaacgtgttttggtaaaacccttacgcattgagatttttttttgttcggtaatgagccaaacttacggggtttgataagatttatcgtttccctttatgtttaaaatgagaaatcgcgagctcgtttcattgcacttcctgtggcgaaaagtcgcagaaaggtttttcgattttctcaagaactgtggcgtttgcataggcattggccataggcgcagtggcggctggagttttcttaccagcgttgttgcgaactgcgattttctctttcgtatttccagacattgttttgatcaagcgttttgcggctatgagttagagtaatccgcaacccccctccttctagcaccacactgtgggaaccgaaattcgcactgtcgatttccgtttaaataaggaaagttaggaaaaccctaattttccagaggtcccggatatctgttaaaccacatGCCAAGTAATCAGAACACGCaattaaagacgaaaagaaataagaaatcgtaaaagagagcaaaaggagttttattccaatctgcgtatgagcgttacaacaaggtagaagccttggccactagagctgtcggcgagattcctagttctaacaacctaagactgcaaaacctagttgagtcgcagctcgaaataacaaaaacggaaagttgcctaattgctctaagtgctaagtttgatCTGAAAAGTCTcctcccatgcctctcgcctaggactccttatatactggctccaaggtcggtttatgcttttccccttctgcccttaagtcgccatagcataaaaatgaagttattccatttttttccgatcttcgtaattatcttcacaatttcgtatttatccgcggaaaattgacatttatctttccttgcgaaccaagcgtaaaccgtcatgcggcttacggggtgttggttaagaaatcgtaagttgggcctcgagtcatgtcttaggtccctttgggccgtcttccgactcgaagcgtttattacggcttctttcgataaagaacgaactttccgcggtttttacggtaaagatTGATcaataacttagaatggcgagGAATCGTGAAAtaggttcgctacggtcttcgggagatagcatcgaagggtaggcGAGAACgaatggactaatgtcgtatcgatattttggaagagctcggtcgctacgtagcgaccgagctttggctcgagctcggtcgctacgtagcgaccaagcggaacATGCGTTcggttgctgcgtagcgaccctcttcgagctcttgtccgatgactcgcgtttcttccgcaaagcttttcgtaaagaagaatctatttcaaaaaagtatttgtcgaagaaggtttctatgttttcttcttcggggattttgaTATTAACTTCGttgcaaccgttttcgacctcaacacggactttcagacattgactctgtcgtgaccgattttgaccccaacaccgctttttcctaaatttttggattttgtttaaaaatatagtagaACTTATATTCTACTAATGTTAGAAAATAAATGAACTCGTAGATAGGAAATACTGAGTTTATAGATAAAAGAAAACCGCGTAGAATGTATTTTCTGTCAAGACAGATATAAGAATATTTAGTATGTCATGTGATCTaccaaaaatacaaaacatagaAGGAATTGTAGATTAGTTATTCTTCCATACTAGATGGATATGTTTTCGGTGTATTGTGCATTCTATGTATGGTAGATCATTGTGTTTTCGGTGTATTTCGGACTGCATTTTCAAAGTCTCCGTAGATGGTAGATGGTAGATCTGATATTTTAACACTTTTAGCCTATTTTAAAACTTActattccaatttttttttaatccaaaaatatttttcatatagcACATGCTTGACTACTTCatgttctatatttttcttaattcttttgcattgtaaatataatgatatgaatttttagttacaaaaaagATAGTGAAAGTCCGAAAGTGGAAAAAACTGATTTTGTACTAAGGGGACAATAGAATAGATTAGTTGTtcctttttttcaaatttccCTTACATATATGAGTAATTTATGCTACTATCAATCCAATTTGGGATACTCATGGATCTTCAGTAAAATTGATGTCTAgctaataaaacataaatttaaagtaattataaacaaattAAGTAATGAAAGTTACATTATAACAAATGATAATTAGGAAcacaaatgttttataaattataaacaaaactcCAAATAGTCGATAGAACTACttaaaagtataatttatataagcATTTTAtgacttttaaaacaaaatattaatcgTTTTGTTAATTATATGTAGATTATAAGTTAAAGATTCTCGAGTCTAGTATTCTTACATGTTAAATATATGAAGTGTTAAATTATAATGATATACTAGTGGTGTTCCCGCACTACGCGCGGGTTGTTGATCTTTGTGATATTCAAACTTGTAAATTATGTTGttgatttgttgtgttattTGAAGTGGAGGTCATGTTTTTCCTATCTATGTTGGTGCGTATGCTAATTTGTTATGAAGTTAAAATTTCGTGTTTTGAGAATTGTTAGTGTTTGGTATCTGGTTTGTGTATGTGGTATGTTGTTGTTcttatatatgaatttttctttttttttgaaaaaatattatatatgaaattattttaatgggtctttggttttctttttgtaaaagttgttttttttttgtttgtaattcATACATGTTTGAGTAAGTCTGTGTTCTTTACTACGGTGGCCGATGTTTTAAACTTTGAAAAAGTTTTGGGAATTTTTTATTCATGGAACTTGTGTTAAGGAAAAACAATTAAGCTGTGATAGAGATTGCCTGTGTAGCAAGATAGCTATATATTGGTCACTTTGTTCTGTTATATGTGGATTGTAAAACTGGGTTATTGTTACTCGAAGAGTGTTTCCTAACTCTCGATTTGAGCCCACCAGAGACTCTGTGTTACGTTCATCAGTTTGTGATGGTTTCTTCTTAGCCAGTTGCCATTTGCCAAGGAATAGCTGGTGTTCCTACACCGCAAAAGTGGCTGATAATATTTAACGGAGAGGAACTGCAATATGTTAGTTGTGAAAGAGAAGGTGTTGAGAATCTCTAATGtgctcaagttgtttctttgaAACCTCGGTGCCCGAGGTGTGGTGAAGAATAATAATAGGTCGATCGTTCTTACTGGAAAAAATGTGATATATATTCAACTGTTCGTTTTGGGTTCACCTGTTTGTAGAACCTTTTGAGATTATGAGTTAACTGATTTGATTTAATTTCGAATGATGAATATACGAAGGCCGAGGGAGAACATATATTTGTGACCTTGCATTAGTATTCAAAACGATCTATATGAatccatctcatttatttttttcttgttttttatatGCAGATTATATCTTCAGTGTGAAGAAAttttttatggaaaattttaattaatttatgtacTGATCTAAGTTTAACATTAAATGTACAAATGACTAAGAAAATTAAaccaattattttaattgttaatAATTTGGTGCTGGTTATATTGACCAACTGGACTTCAAAATTATGCTAGGGAGGgcattggttgttgacttgttgtcAAGAATGCAAGAGTGAAATTCTGTTATTTTGCAGTGAAGTTGAAGTGAGATAGGTTTAAATAGAAGGTTAAAGTTCGCCCAACAATCTCCTGTAAGCATTGTGGAAGGTCCCAATCCTGTGGGTCTTGTGGACCTGTGGCCTTCATAAGCGAAAGAATGTGAAAATATTAGTAGTCGTTTCCTAAAAAAATAAGAACCTGAAAGTGCTAGTCAGCAGAAATAAGAACCTGCTGGTGGGAAACGTCTGCAGGCCGGATATTGGTCAGTTTAGTTATTTTAGTGTCAAAAGCTACAAATGTGTTAGTGTCGGTTGCACCAAACAGTCATTTGCACATGGTACCTAGCATAGTTTCCCAGAATGGTGTCTTACTTTGAAACATATACGGGATGAGAATTGAAAAATGGAACTTTAATTGGTGTTCTCGTTAAGGATGGCTTACCTTATGACTCCAAAAGCATTCACCTCATTACAGGAAGCCCATGTGGCTGATGTAAACTCACGCTGCAATTTTTGGTAGCACTTGGAACAAGAAATGTAGCACCATCCATTTGATGTGTTGATTCAACTTACAACGCCAGTGCAAATGAATTCTTCTGACtgaatttattttgatttattagagGCACACACGGGTCAGATATGTTGCAGTAAGATAaattatgtttgatttaacgGCAAACCTGCAGTGGAGATTTCATGACGGTCATTAAGCTCTGCTACCGTCATTCACTCAATCTTCTTAACACCCCCATATTTTGTAGGGCCGGAGGTTGAGCCTTTGCCAATGCCACATGTCCTAAATAAGAACTGCTTTCAGTCAGTGGGTTTGGACTATTAAGGTATTCTCCTTATGTAGAAAATAGTGGTGAAAGTCATTACCTCTCAAGATAACTTTTACCTGCACCactttcattattaaaatagaaatggaTTGCAGAGGTTGCATTCAGGAAGAGCCGACCTGAAAAAGAACTTGAGTCAATTAACATTTTAAGACCAGCTATATCATGCTTAAGAAATGGTGGTTAATTTCTTACTCCCAATTTAGGGTTAAAGTTTGTGGCAACCACCACCTTCGGTTCAATACTCCTACTCAGAAATTCTCATTTCATCAAGGGCTTTTGCCAATCCTTCAAACACACTTACGCATACATTTGAGTTCCTGGAACGACAGTTACGAAATGTTTTATACATGCCAACACATGGACCTAGTTGCTTTCTACATTTGCCTGAAGCATTGGAGAAGATAAGATCAAATTATAATTTAGGATGACAGCtcaaattatttattaagaaaGGAACGTATAATCTATACAAATGTATGGGTTCTACAGAGATAATGCTCATTAATTATTTGGAACCTGAATTCGTAAGACTAAGAGTTTTATTTAGAGATGGTTTCACGTTTATCCATAAAACATACATATGATATGATGTTGATTTGCTTTGGTCCAAAAGCAGTTTGTATATAGTAATACCAAATCACGAAATAGTGAAGACAACTAGAATATTACTTTTCAGTATAGATGGGCaaactatatatttaagaaTTGGAGCTAGTTGCATGATAAAGAAAGTTGGCTAAactttaatagaaaaaaaactgtATGAGTTTATACCTTTTGATGCTTATGGTAATTATGATGCGTTGTACTCTGAGTCTCTTTTATTGTATGAAGTTCTAGTCTCCTTTACTTGTCCAACAACATATGTGGTAGAAACATACGCAAAGCTAG encodes:
- the LOC106354937 gene encoding uncharacterized protein LOC106354937, with the protein product MVLDGIVPSPLRRHQSLKKQWEELGSCSTVINRHRYLLTALLLLAFLCTVYLYFAVTLGARHSSCYGLTGNDKAVCQSHL